A DNA window from Penaeus vannamei isolate JL-2024 chromosome 5, ASM4276789v1, whole genome shotgun sequence contains the following coding sequences:
- the LOC113801799 gene encoding dynein regulatory complex protein 11 produces MSFRTYNALWADAQDDLGVVLEKDQELQGTFHQDQRADVIHRLKRVYVQYLGVARKLDTCYDLLLHPQKRLLLRRLLDSIISRVVEMKHELVALDLSDIQHCDDIMAELGLTPEEMEVPIPTYIRRERAELIHERNIFIDDCLRRAGLEAVSEDEFSPLTVSEAILLLQKHERAKQGRAKADHRRDMLAKQERERGRGRQQMSMEAAVVKLQAVTRGMLARRIVREMRYHEELFLGLRPDPSLDRSWGSKLEKVKQARYRAQEERKKELEETEKRIQTKIIYEEGAHLLTTMEDKIREWMFSKKHETGKFPDLPDEEEGGSSSIVGMARPDDDMTSEDARSIEKKSEREKAREQAKQKKKKEEEDRSISLKPSSFVSDIQASCDKYQDVWVVRDIERNPKERPEKDMIEAEQRSKVEVEIRRQVDYLMRQELQRLKEDVEGEKRGAKKKKRVKKGGKKGRKRKEKDLTPDRTTESLFEELVLNGIIKKVPEVRLKDIYGSINLVGSEVVNKTKYPLPALGDIKNILAEYVVLPLGVQAVHEQVQLVRSVLVCGPRGCGKTSLVHALAYEAGATLMDLTATNIVGRYPGRAGLNMLTHLVMKVGRLLQPTLVLIDNADKMFLKKVPKTDKSDPRRLRKEMPRMLKNIGPEDRIVVVGTTNAPWNCDVKSMSSVYQKMLMVYRPTYGDRANLWRHLITKNGAQLSPRLDIGGLARITDGFTTGHIFSVVSQVVTEQRLAKQDKSPLTAVEFVVPLSKIEPIYKEEEEAMRAWFQKTPIMKKRCKSLEEELEAMGLKGKGGKKNEPKKKSKGKKGKKKKK; encoded by the exons ATGTCGTTCAG AACATACAACGCCTTGTGGGCAGACGCTCAGGACGACTTGGGTGTCGTCCTCGAAAAAGATCAGGAACTTCAGGGGACTTTCCACCAAGAC CAACGCGCCGATGTCATCCACCGGCTGAAGCGAGTCTACGTGCAGTACCTAGGAGTCGCCCGAAAGCTGGACACGTGCTACgacctcctcctgcaccctcagaAGCGACTCCTCCTTCGGCGTCTGCTCGACAGCATCATCAGCAGggtagtggaaatgaag CACGAGTTGGTGGCGCTGGACCTGAGTGACATCCAGCACTGCGACGACATCATGGCGGAACTCGGCCTCACACCAGAGGAGATGGAGGTGCCCATCCCGACCTACATCAGGAGGGAGCGAGCCGAACTCATTCATGAG CGGAACATATTCATCGACGACTGCCTCCGCCGAGCTGGTCTGGAAGCCGTGTCTGAGGACGAGTTCTCTCCTCTGACTGTCTCGGAAGCCATCTTGCTCCTTCAGAAGCACGAGAGAGCCAAGCAAGGGCGTGCCAAAGCCGACCATCGGAGGGACATGCTCGCAAAACAG GAGCGCGAACGAGGACGCGGGCGGCAGCAGATGTCGATGGAGGCCGCTGTCGTGAAGCTGCAGGCGGTAACCCGGGGTATGCTGGCGCGGAGGATCGTGAGGGAGATGCGATACCACGAGGAGCTTTTCCTCGGCTTG CGCCCTGACCCGAGCCTGGACCGCAGCTGGGGGTCGAAGCTGGAGAAGGTGAAGCAGGCGAGGTACCGGgcgcaggaggagaggaagaaggagctggaggagacagagaaacgcaTCCAGACGAAGATTATCTACGAGGAGGGGGCGCATCTCCTTACCACCATGGAGGACAAGATCAGGGAGTGGATGTTCAGCAAAAA ACACGAGACTGGCAAGTTCCCCGACCTTCCCGACGAAGAGGAGGGCGGGTCATCCAGCATCGTCGGCATGGCTCGACCCGACGATGACATGACCAGTGAGGATGCGAGGTCAATTGAGAAGAAA AGCGAACGTGAAAAGGCGAGAGAACAAgctaaacagaagaagaagaaggaggaagaggatcggTCGATAAGCTTAAAGCCTTCCAGTTTCGTGAGCGATATTCAAGCTTCGTGTGACAAGTACCAGG ACGTGTGGGTGGTGAGGGATATCGAGAGGAACCCCAAGGAGCGACCCGAGAAGGACATGATTGAGGCGGAACAAAGGTCAAAGGTCGAGGTCGAGATCAGGAGACAAGTGGACTATCTCATGAGGCAAGAGCTGCAGCGTCTTAAGGAG GACGTGGAGGGCGAGAAGCGAGgcgccaagaagaagaagagagtgaaaaagggcgGAAAGAAGGGCaggaaacggaaggagaaggACTTGACCCCCGACCGCACGACAGAGTCCTTGTTCGAGGAGCTGGTTCTTAATG GTATTATCAAGAAAGTTCCTGAGGTGCGTCTGAAGGACATCTACGGCAGCATCAACCTCGTCGGGTCGGAGGTGGTGAACAAGACGAAGTATCCTCTGCCAGCTCTCGGGGACATCAAGAACATCCTCGCCGAGTACGTGGTGCTGCCCCTGG GTGTGCAGGCAGTGCATGAGCAGGTACAGCTCGTGAGAAGCGTCCTCGTGTGTGGCCCGAGAGGCTGCGGGAAAACAAGTCTCGTACACGCCCTGGCCTACGAGGCAGGGGCCACGCTCATGGACCTCACGGCCACCAACATCGTGGGGCGTTATCCTGGCAGGGCTGGTCTTAACATGCTCACGCACCTTGTCATGAAG GTGGGGCGGCTGCTGCAACCCACGCTCGTGCTCATAGACAACGCCGACAAGATGTTCCTGAAGAAA GTGCCGAAGACGGACAAGTCGGACCCTAGACGCCTCAGGAAGGAGATGCCACGCATGCTCAAGAACATAGGGCCCGAAGACAGAATCGTTGTTGTAGGAACCACCAATGCCCCTTGGAACTGCGATGTCAAG TCCATGTCGTCGGTTTACCAGAAGATGTTGATGGTGTATCGGCCGACGTACGGCGATCGAGCGAATCTCTGGAGGCATCTCATCACCAAGAACGGAGCACAg CTGTCTCCTCGGCTGGACATCGGAGGTCTTGCCCGGATAACCGACGGGTTCACAACAGGCCACATTTTCAGCGTCGTGAGTCAA GTGGTCACAGAACAGCGTCTCGCCAAGCAGGACAAATCACCTCTGACAGCGGTTGAATTCGTGGTGCCCTTGAGCAAGATAGAACCCATCTACAA ggaagaagaggaggcgatgCGAGCGTGGTTCCAGAAGACGCCCATCATGAAGAAGAGATGCAAGAgcctggaggaggagctggaggcgaTGGGGCTGAAGGGCAAGGGAGGCAAGAAGAACGAACCGAAGAAGAAGTCGAAGggcaagaagggaaagaagaaaaagaaatag